The Vagococcus sp. CY52-2 DNA segment CAGCGGTCTAGACAACACTTGTAACTGTGCATATGTCTTTTTAAGTAACTCTTTCGGGTCTTCTTCGTCTTCAAAAATAACCACAGTTTCACGTTTTCTCATAGTTCCGTCTTTTTGCGGTATACCGTAGATTTGCGTGAGTTCAGGATTTTCTAAATAGATTTGACCTAGCGGTTTATCTAACGGGTCACCTTTTGACTTACTCCATTCAATATCCGCAAACTCAATACGTCGCCCATACGTTGCGTCACCTTGTTCCGTTTCGCCGACTTCTTCACCTTTACCACGACCGATTACGCTAGTATATAAGTTAGTTCTATCAATCGTTTTAACGATTTCTAACACATCATCACCATACGTAAATCGTTTGCCAGTATTTTCACCAATTCGTTTATAAATGTTTATCCATTTTTCATGAATACCGTCAGAATTCAACGAACACCTAAATTCAATTTCGCACCCAAACGTTTGCAATGTTTTAAGCGATTCTCGTATCGAGGTATAATAAAAAGACCCGCTAACAGTGTTTAAACCACTGTCAACGTGTCTTATTTGCCATTCTGTGCCACTCAATAATCGTCTTGCAACTGAAACAATTGATTCTTTCTGTGGGCGTATCTCTTTTACTATGTACCCGTCAAGTTCGTTATATGCGAAGTCTGAACCTACAATAGATAATTTATTGTTATTATCTGCATTTGTTAGTATTCGATATAACGAGAACTCGTTTTCTTTTTCTTCAACAGCCATAAAAGATGATTCTTCAATCACTTTGTCATAAGCAACTGTTACTTTAAGCGTGTTTTTCATCAAATCGTCTTGTCTGTCAGATATTTCTTTTTCTTGAATACACTCGATTAAATTATTCTTAGTGACAATCTTGCTTGATTGCTGATTATCATCGAAAAAATAAACTGTCACAAACTACACCCCCTAAACGTTACTTCAACAGTGCCATTATTAGTAGTGATTTTACTTCCTTGTCTTAACTCGAAGTTTTCAAAGTCACTACTCAATTCAAGGATATTCGTTCGTTCTTTGCCGTTTAAAAATATTTGACCCTTTTCAAAGTCAAATAGCAGAACGTCGTCACGTTTAGCAACATCTTGAAACAGTCTAATTTTTTCTACACCGTTTGAAATGATTAAAGGTGTGTTTGTATCTAACTCAACTTTAATCGTGCTAGGATACGTTTTAATCGGTGTTTCAATACCTATGAAATCATTCGTAGTAAATACTTTCGTCGTACGCTTAATCGGGTTTTGACAGTATATTTGAAAGCTACTTACAATACTTGTCGTTTCGCCTGGCACTTCACTACTAGCGTAGTATCTACCTTGATAGATAACGTCTAACTCGTCATTAAACCACAAAGCGACATCTTCAGTAGAAAATAAAAAGTTAATCAATTTCCGATACTCTAATAAAAGAGCTTGCGGATCTCGATTAACTAATTTATATTTCACTGTTATGATGCGTGGAGGAAGTTTGTAGCTATATACGTGCGAACCAATCATTTTACTGTCTGTTTGCAAATCAATATTTAACATCTCACGACCATCAACAGATAGCGTTCTATATCCGTCAATCAACTCTTCTAAAAAAACGCCGTTATAATTCATTGCAGACGTTGGCAATTCTTCATGACGTCTACATCGTTGTATCGTTGTATCTATAAATTTATACATGTCTTCCTCCTTTCTATGTTTGTAAGTTTAAATCAGTTTCAGCTTGCATAACTGCGCCAATATCTTCAACAAATGCACTGAACACGCGACCGCCCATGCTTAATTTAATTTCGGCGGGTTGTGCACTGTTTTAAGTGTCAATTCATTGTTTGATGATAAGTTCATATCGTTCATTGAATTTATTTTCTTATCTAAATCACTAAAGTTTGCACCAATCTCAAAATCTTGATTAAATGCAGTATTTGCAAAGAATTTTGTCATATCGTTAACATTATCTTGAACTTTACTAAAGCCAGTGTCTAAACCTGCGTTTAAACTAT contains these protein-coding regions:
- a CDS encoding distal tail protein Dit, with protein sequence MYKFIDTTIQRCRRHEELPTSAMNYNGVFLEELIDGYRTLSVDGREMLNIDLQTDSKMIGSHVYSYKLPPRIITVKYKLVNRDPQALLLEYRKLINFLFSTEDVALWFNDELDVIYQGRYYASSEVPGETTSIVSSFQIYCQNPIKRTTKVFTTNDFIGIETPIKTYPSTIKVELDTNTPLIISNGVEKIRLFQDVAKRDDVLLFDFEKGQIFLNGKERTNILELSSDFENFELRQGSKITTNNGTVEVTFRGCSL